One window from the genome of Scyliorhinus torazame isolate Kashiwa2021f chromosome 3, sScyTor2.1, whole genome shotgun sequence encodes:
- the rab33ba gene encoding RAB33B, member RAS oncogene family a: protein MSSSGRGGGGTTLAAETAPPAGSVLLSAPPRSRIYKIIVIGDSGVGKTCLTYRFCAGSFPDKTEATIGVDFRERTVEIDGEKIKIQLWDTAGQERFRKSMVQHYYRNVHAVVFVYDMTNLMSFQGLPAWIEECNQHSLGGEIPRILVGNKCDLTDATKVKTDLAQKFADTQNMPLFETSAKNPNDNDHVEAIFLTLAHKLKNHKPMMLSQLQVDESKVKLESEPNTDVECYC from the exons ATGTCCTCCtccgggaggggaggagggggcaccACCCTGGCGGCGGAGACCGCTCCCCCTGCCGGCTCGGTGCTCCTCAGCGCGCCGCCCCGCTCCAGGATCTACAAGATCATCGTCATCGGCGACTCGGGTGTGGGCAAGACCTGCCTGACTTACCGCTTCTGCGCCGGCAGCTTCCCCGACAAGACCGAGGCCACCATCGGCGTCGACTTCCGAGAGAGAACAGTGGAGATCGATGGAGAGAAAATCAAG ATTCAACTATGGGATACAGCTGGCCAAGAACGTTTTCGGAAGAGCATGGTGCAGCACTACTACAGGAACGTCCATGCCGTTGTCTTTGTATATGACATGACCAACCTGATGAGTTTCCAGGGTCTCCCAGCCTGGATTGAAGAATGCAATCAGCACTCACTTGGTGGGGAAATCCCACGCATCCTTGTGGGGAATAAGTGCGATCTGACAGATGCCACAAAGGTTAAAACAGACCTGGCTCAGAAATTTGCGGATACTCAAAACATGCCCCTATTTGAGACTTCGGCTAAGAACCCAAATGACAATGATCACGTGGAGGCCATATTCCTGACTTTGGCTCATAAACTGAAGAATCACAAGCCCATGATGCTTAGCCAACTCCAGGTAGATGAGTCTAAAGTTAAGCTGGAATCTGAACCTAACACCGATGTAGAGTGTTACTGTTGA